The following are encoded together in the Sphingomonas insulae genome:
- a CDS encoding SDR family NAD(P)-dependent oxidoreductase — translation MTDTPIAIVTGGESGIGAACVAALAKAGARVVFTYFRDAAAADGVASAAGGADHAHAVQCDVSDEAAVEALFAEAERTFGFATWLVNSAGLNMTGTKLVDMPFAQFDRVVRSDLYGPFLTCRRFARAAEKAGQGGRIVNISSIHERAPRPGGADYDSAKGGLAQLTATLALELAPNRIAVNGVAPGMILTPMNAHAVADPVYRARQEANIPWGRAGSADEVAGLVAFLLSPAADYITGTTVTIDGALSLIVAPGA, via the coding sequence ATGACCGACACGCCGATCGCAATTGTTACCGGGGGCGAATCCGGAATCGGCGCCGCCTGCGTCGCCGCGCTGGCGAAGGCGGGAGCGCGCGTCGTCTTCACCTATTTCCGTGACGCCGCCGCTGCTGACGGCGTGGCAAGCGCGGCGGGTGGCGCCGACCACGCCCACGCCGTCCAGTGCGACGTGTCCGACGAAGCCGCGGTAGAGGCGTTGTTCGCCGAGGCGGAGCGCACCTTCGGCTTCGCAACGTGGCTCGTCAATTCCGCCGGCCTCAACATGACGGGTACGAAGCTGGTCGACATGCCGTTCGCGCAATTCGATCGCGTCGTCCGGTCCGATCTTTACGGACCGTTCCTCACCTGCCGCCGCTTTGCGCGGGCTGCGGAAAAGGCGGGGCAGGGTGGCCGCATCGTCAACATATCGTCAATCCACGAACGCGCGCCGCGGCCCGGCGGCGCGGATTACGATTCGGCCAAGGGCGGCCTTGCCCAGCTGACCGCGACGCTGGCGCTGGAACTCGCGCCGAACCGGATCGCGGTCAACGGCGTCGCCCCCGGCATGATCCTGACGCCGATGAATGCCCATGCCGTCGCCGATCCCGTCTATCGCGCCCGGCAGGAGGCGAACATCCCCTGGGGTCGGGCGGGCAGCGCCGACGAGGTCGCAGGCCTCGTCGCCTTCCTCCTCTCGCCGGCCGCCGATTATATCACCGGCACCACCGTCACCATCGATGGCGCATTGTCGCTCATCGTCGCGCCGGGGGCCTGA
- a CDS encoding M13 family metallopeptidase, translated as MRKPVLAALLLASAASGVVYAQTKPAATNPAATAPGKPQLGDFGVDLTAMDTKVLPGNDFYNYVNGAWMARTEIPADRSSWGGFAILRNLSDERTRAVIEGAAANPGGDPVSAKIGDTYATFMDAATIEAAGAAPLKPYLAKIAAINTQADLAKAFGEATMHGIDVPIGAGVQQDLKDNTVYAVYLGQGGIGLPDRDYFLKDDPKFAEARTKYVAYIADMMRMAGQPDPQGAAQRIFDLEKSIAQVHWERAELRQVEKGYNPMEVAQLATAMPGFDWKTMLAAQGLGAQTRVIVGQPSALTATAKIVAATPLPTWKEYLAFHTISNAAPLLSSNFVNTQFAFYGTTLSGTPQLKERWKRGVDLVNGSLGEAVGQVYVQKYFPPAAKAKADELVRNLISAMDIRLSNLTWMAPETKVKARAKLAAFTPKIGYPDKFRDYTNLRVVKGDVLGNADRVAEFEYKRQLDKIGKPVDRSEWFMTPQTVNAYANPLMNEVVFPAAILQPPFFDPNADPAVNYGAIGAVIGHELSHHFDDQGRKFDPKGNFSDWWTAEDVKRFTALTDKVVAQYGAYEPIPGSHVNGKLTLGENMADLAGINVAYDAYKLSLKGKKPPVLDGFTGDQRFFMGFGQVWQTKAREASIKNQLTTDPHTPGQWRAYVVRNLDAWYPAFNVKPGQTYYLAPADRIKIW; from the coding sequence ATGCGCAAACCGGTTCTCGCCGCTCTTCTGCTCGCCTCCGCCGCATCCGGCGTCGTCTACGCTCAGACCAAGCCTGCTGCCACGAACCCGGCGGCAACGGCGCCCGGCAAGCCGCAGCTCGGCGACTTCGGCGTCGATCTCACCGCGATGGACACGAAGGTCCTGCCCGGCAACGATTTCTATAATTACGTCAACGGCGCCTGGATGGCCCGTACCGAAATTCCGGCCGACCGGTCCAGCTGGGGCGGCTTCGCGATCCTGCGCAACCTGTCCGACGAGCGCACCCGCGCCGTGATCGAAGGTGCGGCGGCGAACCCCGGCGGCGATCCCGTTTCCGCCAAGATCGGCGACACCTATGCGACGTTCATGGATGCCGCGACGATCGAGGCTGCAGGCGCGGCGCCGCTGAAGCCCTATCTCGCCAAGATCGCCGCGATCAATACGCAGGCCGACCTCGCGAAGGCATTCGGTGAAGCGACGATGCACGGCATCGACGTGCCGATCGGCGCCGGCGTGCAGCAGGACCTCAAGGACAATACGGTCTACGCCGTCTATCTCGGTCAGGGCGGCATCGGCCTGCCGGATCGCGATTACTTCCTGAAGGACGATCCCAAGTTCGCCGAGGCGCGCACCAAGTACGTCGCCTATATCGCCGACATGATGCGCATGGCTGGACAGCCCGATCCGCAGGGCGCCGCTCAGCGCATCTTCGACCTCGAAAAGAGCATCGCGCAGGTCCATTGGGAGCGTGCCGAACTTCGTCAGGTCGAAAAGGGCTACAACCCGATGGAGGTGGCGCAGCTTGCCACCGCAATGCCCGGCTTCGACTGGAAGACGATGCTCGCCGCACAGGGGCTGGGCGCGCAGACCCGCGTCATCGTCGGCCAGCCGTCGGCGTTGACCGCGACGGCGAAGATCGTCGCCGCCACGCCGCTGCCGACGTGGAAGGAATATCTGGCGTTCCACACCATTTCGAACGCAGCGCCGCTGCTGTCGTCGAACTTCGTCAACACCCAGTTCGCCTTCTACGGCACCACGCTGTCCGGTACGCCGCAGCTCAAGGAACGCTGGAAGCGCGGCGTCGATCTCGTCAACGGCAGCCTGGGCGAGGCGGTCGGCCAGGTCTACGTCCAGAAGTATTTCCCGCCTGCCGCGAAGGCGAAGGCCGATGAACTGGTACGCAACCTCATCAGCGCGATGGACATCCGCCTGTCCAACCTGACGTGGATGGCGCCCGAGACGAAGGTGAAGGCGCGCGCCAAGCTGGCGGCGTTCACGCCCAAGATCGGCTATCCGGACAAGTTCCGCGACTATACCAACCTGCGCGTGGTAAAGGGCGACGTGCTCGGCAACGCCGATCGGGTGGCGGAATTCGAATACAAGCGCCAGCTCGACAAGATCGGCAAGCCGGTCGATCGCAGCGAATGGTTCATGACCCCGCAGACGGTCAACGCCTACGCCAACCCGCTGATGAACGAGGTCGTGTTCCCGGCCGCGATCCTGCAACCGCCGTTCTTTGATCCCAACGCGGACCCGGCGGTGAACTATGGCGCGATCGGCGCCGTGATCGGTCACGAACTGTCGCACCATTTCGACGATCAGGGCCGCAAGTTCGATCCGAAGGGCAATTTCTCCGACTGGTGGACCGCCGAGGACGTCAAGCGCTTCACGGCACTGACCGACAAGGTCGTCGCGCAATATGGCGCGTACGAGCCGATTCCGGGCAGCCACGTCAACGGCAAGCTGACGCTCGGCGAGAACATGGCCGACCTCGCCGGCATCAATGTCGCCTATGATGCGTACAAGCTGTCGTTGAAGGGCAAGAAGCCCCCTGTGCTCGACGGCTTCACCGGCGATCAGCGCTTCTTCATGGGCTTCGGCCAGGTATGGCAGACCAAGGCACGCGAGGCGTCGATCAAGAACCAGCTCACCACCGATCCGCACACGCCGGGCCAGTGGCGTGCCTATGTCGTGCGCAACCTTGATGCCTGGTATCCGGCATTCAACGTGAAGCCGGGTCAGACCTATTATCTGGCGCCTGCCGATCGCATCAAGATCTGGTAA
- the ilvD gene encoding dihydroxy-acid dehydratase: protein MTQFDKTRLPSRHVSVGPERAPHRSYYYAMGIGEEDIAKPFVALASAGNNSAPCNTTLDAQADAAQAGVINGGGMPRRFNTITVTDGIAMGHQGMKASLVSREVIADSVELSVRGHCYDALVGFAGCDKSLPGMMMAMLRLNIPSIFVYGGSILPGRFQNRDVTVVDVFEVVGKYAAGACPLSEVHELEKVACPGHGACGGQFTANTMACVGEAIGLSLPNSNMVPAPYTTREQIAVAAGAQVMELVGRQLRPRDICTREAFINAARVVAATGGSTNAALHLPAMASEAGIDFDLFDVAEAFKSTPYIADLKPGGQYVAKDMYEAGGVYMLMKTMLANGLLDGNCMTVTGKTLGENIDQVTWNPDQKVIYDVRTPLSPTGGVVGLRGSLAPDGAIVKVAGMHRLQFEGPARVFDCEEDCFAAVEARSIVEGEVLIIRYEGPKGGPGMREMLSTTAALYGLGMGEKVALITDGRFSGATRGFCIGHVGPEAAEGGPIALVENGDTIRIDAAAGTIDLLVDDATLAARRAAWQPRVNDYGSGALWRYARNVGPAWQGAVTHPGAKAETHVYADI, encoded by the coding sequence ATGACCCAGTTCGACAAGACCCGCCTGCCGAGCCGCCACGTCTCGGTGGGGCCAGAGCGCGCCCCGCACCGCAGCTATTATTATGCCATGGGCATCGGCGAAGAGGATATCGCCAAGCCCTTCGTGGCGCTGGCCAGCGCCGGCAACAACTCCGCACCCTGCAACACCACGCTCGATGCGCAGGCGGATGCGGCGCAGGCGGGCGTCATCAACGGCGGCGGCATGCCGCGCAGGTTCAATACGATCACCGTCACCGACGGTATCGCCATGGGCCATCAGGGGATGAAGGCCTCGCTCGTCAGCCGCGAAGTGATCGCCGATTCGGTCGAACTGTCCGTCCGTGGCCATTGCTACGACGCGCTGGTCGGCTTCGCCGGCTGCGACAAGTCGCTGCCGGGCATGATGATGGCGATGCTGCGCCTCAACATCCCCTCGATCTTCGTCTACGGCGGCTCGATCCTGCCCGGCCGCTTCCAGAACCGCGACGTCACCGTCGTCGACGTATTCGAGGTCGTCGGCAAATATGCCGCCGGCGCCTGCCCGCTGTCCGAAGTGCACGAGCTGGAAAAGGTCGCCTGTCCCGGCCACGGTGCCTGCGGCGGACAGTTCACCGCGAATACCATGGCGTGCGTCGGCGAGGCGATCGGCCTCAGCCTGCCCAACAGCAACATGGTCCCCGCGCCCTATACGACGCGCGAACAGATCGCCGTCGCGGCGGGCGCACAGGTGATGGAACTGGTGGGCCGGCAGCTGCGCCCGCGCGACATCTGCACCCGCGAAGCCTTCATCAACGCCGCCCGCGTCGTCGCCGCCACCGGTGGGTCGACCAACGCCGCGCTCCACCTGCCAGCGATGGCGAGCGAGGCGGGCATCGATTTCGACCTGTTCGACGTTGCCGAGGCGTTCAAGTCGACGCCCTATATCGCCGACCTCAAGCCCGGCGGCCAATATGTCGCCAAGGACATGTACGAGGCGGGCGGCGTCTACATGCTGATGAAGACGATGCTGGCGAACGGCCTACTCGACGGCAATTGCATGACCGTCACCGGCAAGACCCTGGGCGAGAACATCGATCAGGTGACGTGGAACCCCGATCAGAAGGTCATCTACGACGTCCGGACGCCGCTCAGCCCGACCGGCGGCGTCGTCGGCCTGCGCGGCAGCCTCGCGCCCGATGGTGCGATCGTGAAGGTCGCGGGCATGCACCGCCTGCAGTTCGAGGGCCCCGCGCGCGTCTTCGATTGCGAGGAGGATTGCTTCGCCGCGGTGGAGGCGCGCTCGATCGTCGAGGGCGAGGTGCTCATCATCCGCTACGAAGGACCCAAGGGCGGCCCCGGCATGCGCGAGATGCTGTCGACCACCGCCGCGCTCTATGGCCTTGGCATGGGTGAAAAGGTCGCGCTCATCACCGATGGCCGTTTCTCAGGCGCGACCCGCGGCTTTTGCATCGGCCACGTCGGCCCGGAAGCGGCAGAGGGCGGACCGATCGCGCTGGTCGAGAATGGCGACACGATCCGCATCGATGCCGCGGCGGGGACGATCGATCTCCTCGTCGACGACGCGACGCTCGCCGCTCGCCGGGCCGCATGGCAACCGCGGGTGAACGATTATGGCTCGGGCGCATTGTGGCGCTATGCCCGAAACGTCGGACCCGCATGGCAAGGTGCCGTCACCCATCCCGGCGCCAAGGCCGAAACCCACGTCTATGCCGACATCTGA
- a CDS encoding response regulator yields the protein MAAPTQILIVEDEPLIAMMLEDFLEVLEKTAVGTVDSVASALARVNDGGIDAAILDVNLRGGEKSTPVAEALAARDIPFVFATGGSDDSVDAQFRDRPVLQKPFTMEGVARALEAL from the coding sequence ATGGCTGCTCCGACCCAGATCCTCATCGTCGAGGACGAACCGCTGATCGCGATGATGCTCGAAGATTTCCTCGAGGTGCTGGAAAAGACTGCCGTCGGCACCGTCGACAGCGTCGCGAGCGCGCTCGCCCGCGTCAACGACGGCGGCATCGACGCAGCGATCCTCGACGTCAACCTGCGGGGCGGCGAGAAGAGCACGCCCGTCGCCGAAGCGCTTGCCGCCCGCGACATTCCGTTCGTGTTCGCCACCGGCGGCAGCGACGACAGCGTCGATGCGCAATTCCGTGATCGCCCGGTCCTGCAAAAGCCGTTCACCATGGAAGGCGTGGCGAGGGCGCTCGAAGCTCTCTGA
- a CDS encoding DUF2062 domain-containing protein, whose amino-acid sequence MPTRESMESNRLLRPVAHRVMEPGLWRFNRRSVPRGVALGMVAGFLFPVAQIAIAALFALPFRANVPVAALTTFITNPFTTPFLWFVAYRIGAWMLRSDAPAITQPVTEAATGWLQWITGAFHWLWSKGPAFGLGLIVLTAVCALLGYALSALGWRLWIARKWRHRHNGNHI is encoded by the coding sequence ATGCCGACGCGCGAATCGATGGAATCGAACCGGCTGCTCCGTCCGGTCGCGCATCGGGTGATGGAGCCGGGGCTGTGGCGCTTCAATCGCCGCTCGGTGCCTCGCGGTGTCGCGCTCGGCATGGTCGCGGGTTTCCTGTTTCCTGTCGCGCAGATCGCCATCGCGGCGCTGTTCGCGCTGCCCTTCCGCGCCAACGTGCCGGTGGCCGCGCTGACCACCTTCATCACCAATCCGTTCACCACCCCGTTCCTGTGGTTCGTCGCCTACCGGATCGGCGCCTGGATGCTGCGCAGCGACGCGCCCGCGATCACCCAACCGGTGACGGAGGCGGCGACCGGCTGGCTGCAATGGATCACCGGTGCCTTCCACTGGCTGTGGTCGAAAGGGCCGGCGTTCGGCCTCGGCCTTATCGTGCTCACCGCGGTGTGCGCACTGCTCGGCTATGCGCTGTCGGCGCTCGGCTGGCGGCTGTGGATCGCCCGCAAGTGGCGACATCGTCACAATGGAAACCATATTTGA
- a CDS encoding glycosidase has protein sequence MPTYAVEQLDTVTIAPGSPIDGMDLMSPFVWREGDRFRMLVRGVPAPLRLHDPTGLIASGWSDDGLHFTLDAQLAIAPGDDPADPDAGGCEDPTVLVTDDGGYVVYYTGVDAARSQGVLIAASGPSLDRLIKRRVALAAPAGEGNIKEATFAQTAAGDWRLFYEYAAAEERGIGASRIGIARADTLGDPWTSLADPFPIRVDSWDNWHLSTGPICRVPGADPVMFYNGATLDARWRIGWISFSPDFATVTGRGLEPVILPPPPEDRGKTDIAFAASTVIEDNLISLYFSLEDRTLRCARIRYYA, from the coding sequence ATGCCCACCTACGCGGTCGAGCAGCTCGACACCGTCACCATCGCCCCCGGCTCGCCGATCGACGGCATGGACCTGATGAGCCCCTTCGTCTGGCGGGAAGGGGATCGATTCCGCATGCTGGTCCGCGGCGTACCCGCGCCATTGAGGTTGCACGATCCCACCGGCCTGATCGCCAGCGGCTGGAGCGACGATGGGCTGCACTTCACGCTCGACGCGCAACTGGCGATCGCGCCCGGCGACGATCCCGCCGATCCGGATGCGGGCGGCTGCGAAGACCCGACCGTCCTCGTCACCGACGATGGCGGCTATGTCGTCTATTATACGGGTGTCGATGCCGCCCGTTCGCAAGGGGTGCTGATCGCCGCGTCCGGGCCATCGCTCGACCGACTGATCAAGCGCCGCGTCGCGCTCGCCGCGCCGGCGGGTGAGGGCAACATCAAGGAGGCGACCTTCGCGCAGACCGCCGCAGGCGACTGGCGCCTGTTCTACGAATATGCCGCTGCCGAAGAACGGGGCATCGGCGCCTCCCGCATCGGCATCGCGCGGGCCGACACGCTCGGCGATCCCTGGACATCGCTCGCCGATCCCTTTCCGATCCGCGTCGATTCGTGGGACAATTGGCATTTGTCGACCGGCCCGATCTGCCGGGTGCCGGGCGCCGATCCGGTCATGTTCTACAACGGCGCGACGCTGGATGCGCGCTGGCGGATCGGCTGGATCAGCTTTTCGCCCGACTTCGCCACCGTCACCGGCCGCGGCCTCGAACCCGTCATCCTGCCGCCACCGCCGGAAGATCGCGGCAAGACCGATATCGCCTTTGCCGCCTCCACCGTGATCGAGGACAATCTGATTTCCCTCTATTTCTCGCTGGAGGATCGCACGCTGCGGTGTGCGCGCATCCGATATTACGCGTAA
- a CDS encoding response regulator, with protein MASLPIPAGPDPRRTAILVAGGATVVAAGLVLFLVGSIAVAAGFLGLGIVAGGLLLGWRLLRQPGVADPQSIDWAFTRAVAQASGDAVAITDRAGRLVCANDAFETLFGGFPTPPGLPLEGDGVAVLGNAGRIAWRDGSGEVAGLIVGRHRVTAHITRAGDDGDMLVWRFVVLQRQDLAASTEALIGGATGDRLGGAGVMAALIGPDGRVRAGNRVLAERALGAAGPIDGRDFARLLITDSRGLVRFEREGLDGTPLRVVQIPFLDSDDAPVLVALLDDEDTAPAIGASASAHVRSLVSLMPFGMALVDREGRFLQMNDAFIRAAGVDPHAPPLYPGDLVVREDKTAVADAIRRFAGGATHSSDMAVRLKSHPEEPVALTIAGARGLGDAAVLLSLKDNSEESRLKREVAQATKMQAVGQLAGGVAHDFNNILTAIIGHCDLMMMRHSPGDSDYDDIQQIRTNSNRAASLTRQLLAFSRQQTLRPQTLQLPDVVAEVSNLLKRLMGEQITLDVTHGRNLGAVRADPGQLEQVVVNLAVNARDAMLTHNPRGGGTLTIQTKAVTASEVRAMASDILPVADYTALVVSDTGGGIPPEILPKIFEPFFTTKEVGKGTGLGLSTVYGIVKQSGGWIFADPKPGQGATFTMYLPVHAAGTVTKPPLARPPAKPVEMWGTGTILLVEDEDMVRAVAERALTRQGYTVMTAENGEAALDLLDRNGRPDLLISDVVMPTMDGPTMVRHARDRYPDLPIIFMSGYAEEQLRRSIDLDNVAFLPKPFSVQQLAEAARDVLVGR; from the coding sequence ATGGCGTCCCTTCCGATCCCTGCCGGCCCCGACCCTCGGCGCACCGCGATCCTCGTCGCGGGCGGTGCGACCGTCGTGGCCGCCGGACTGGTCCTCTTCCTCGTCGGCAGCATCGCGGTCGCCGCCGGGTTCCTGGGGCTCGGCATCGTCGCTGGCGGCCTCCTGCTTGGCTGGCGACTGCTTCGCCAGCCGGGTGTCGCCGATCCGCAGTCGATCGACTGGGCGTTCACCCGCGCCGTCGCGCAGGCCAGCGGCGATGCGGTCGCCATCACCGATCGTGCCGGCCGGCTGGTTTGCGCCAACGACGCCTTCGAAACGCTGTTCGGCGGCTTCCCGACACCGCCCGGCCTGCCGCTGGAGGGCGATGGCGTCGCCGTCCTCGGCAACGCCGGCCGCATCGCCTGGCGCGACGGCAGTGGCGAGGTCGCAGGGCTGATCGTCGGCCGCCATCGCGTCACGGCGCACATCACCCGCGCCGGCGACGACGGCGACATGCTCGTCTGGCGCTTCGTCGTCCTGCAACGCCAGGATCTCGCCGCCTCGACCGAAGCGCTGATCGGCGGGGCGACCGGCGACCGGCTCGGCGGGGCAGGGGTCATGGCCGCGCTGATCGGCCCCGACGGGCGCGTGCGTGCCGGCAACCGCGTCCTCGCGGAGCGCGCGCTGGGCGCGGCCGGGCCGATCGACGGCCGCGATTTCGCCCGGCTGCTGATCACCGACAGCCGCGGCCTCGTCCGTTTCGAACGCGAGGGGCTCGACGGCACGCCGCTTCGCGTCGTCCAGATCCCGTTCCTGGACAGCGACGACGCGCCCGTCCTCGTCGCCCTGCTCGATGACGAAGATACCGCCCCGGCGATCGGCGCCAGCGCCTCCGCCCATGTCCGCAGCCTCGTCAGCCTGATGCCCTTCGGCATGGCGCTGGTCGATCGCGAGGGGCGCTTCCTGCAGATGAACGACGCCTTCATCCGCGCGGCCGGTGTCGATCCGCATGCTCCGCCGCTCTATCCCGGCGACCTGGTGGTGCGCGAGGACAAGACCGCTGTCGCCGACGCCATCCGCCGCTTCGCCGGCGGCGCGACCCACTCCTCCGACATGGCCGTCCGCCTCAAAAGCCATCCTGAGGAACCGGTCGCCCTCACCATTGCCGGCGCCCGCGGGCTGGGCGATGCCGCGGTGCTGCTCAGCCTCAAGGACAATAGCGAGGAATCGCGGCTGAAGCGCGAGGTGGCGCAGGCGACCAAGATGCAGGCGGTCGGCCAGCTCGCCGGCGGCGTCGCGCACGATTTCAACAATATCCTGACCGCGATCATCGGCCATTGCGACCTGATGATGATGCGCCATTCGCCCGGCGACAGCGATTACGACGATATCCAGCAGATCCGCACCAACTCCAACCGCGCCGCCAGCCTGACGCGCCAGTTGCTCGCGTTCAGCCGCCAGCAGACGCTTCGCCCGCAGACGCTGCAACTCCCCGATGTCGTCGCCGAGGTATCGAACCTGCTCAAGCGACTGATGGGCGAACAGATCACGCTCGACGTTACCCACGGCCGCAACCTGGGCGCGGTGCGCGCCGATCCGGGCCAGCTCGAACAGGTCGTCGTCAATCTCGCGGTCAACGCGCGCGACGCGATGCTCACCCACAATCCGCGCGGCGGCGGCACGCTGACCATCCAGACCAAGGCCGTCACGGCGAGCGAAGTCCGCGCGATGGCGTCCGACATCCTGCCCGTCGCCGACTATACCGCACTGGTGGTCAGCGACACCGGCGGCGGCATCCCGCCCGAAATCCTGCCCAAGATATTCGAACCCTTCTTCACCACCAAGGAAGTTGGCAAGGGAACGGGCCTCGGCCTCTCCACCGTCTACGGCATCGTCAAACAGTCGGGCGGCTGGATCTTCGCCGATCCGAAGCCGGGGCAGGGCGCCACCTTCACCATGTATCTGCCGGTCCACGCCGCCGGCACGGTGACCAAGCCGCCGCTCGCGCGGCCACCTGCAAAGCCGGTCGAAATGTGGGGCACCGGCACCATCCTGCTGGTTGAGGATGAGGACATGGTCCGCGCCGTCGCCGAACGCGCGCTGACGCGGCAGGGCTATACGGTGATGACCGCCGAGAATGGCGAGGCGGCGCTCGACCTGCTCGACCGCAATGGCCGCCCGGACCTGCTCATCAGCGATGTGGTGATGCCAACGATGGACGGCCCCACCATGGTCCGCCACGCGCGCGATCGCTATCCCGACCTGCCGATCATCTTCATGTCGGGCTATGCCGAGGAACAGCTGCGCCGGTCGATCGACCTCGACAACGTCGCCTTCCTCCCCAAGCCGTTCAGCGTGCAGCAGCTGGCAGAAGCGGCACGCGACGTTCTGGTCGGCCGATAG
- the smpB gene encoding SsrA-binding protein SmpB, translating into MSRPKPATFDKKKIVAENRKARFEYTIDTVYEAGIALTGTEVKSLRFGEGSIAESYAEVRDGMVWLVNANVPEFSHGNRFNHEAKRPRKLLLHEREINKLHGAVAREGMTLVPLSVYFNGRGRAKVELALAKGRKDHDKRAAIKEREWKREAGRIMRDRG; encoded by the coding sequence ATGTCGCGTCCCAAACCCGCCACCTTCGACAAGAAGAAGATCGTCGCCGAGAATCGCAAGGCGCGGTTCGAATATACCATCGACACCGTCTACGAAGCGGGGATCGCGCTGACCGGCACCGAGGTGAAGTCGCTTCGCTTCGGCGAGGGGAGCATCGCCGAAAGCTATGCCGAGGTGCGCGACGGGATGGTATGGCTGGTCAACGCCAACGTCCCCGAATTCAGCCACGGCAACCGCTTCAACCACGAGGCCAAGCGTCCCCGTAAATTGCTGCTTCACGAACGCGAGATAAACAAGCTCCACGGCGCGGTCGCGCGCGAGGGTATGACCCTCGTGCCGCTCAGCGTCTATTTCAACGGCCGCGGTCGCGCGAAGGTGGAACTCGCCCTGGCGAAGGGGCGCAAGGACCACGACAAGCGCGCTGCGATCAAGGAGCGCGAATGGAAGCGGGAAGCCGGACGAATCATGCGCGACCGGGGCTGA